The nucleotide sequence GTGGCACTGATGGCTTGGATTGGCAGCGGGTGAAGCAGTTAATACGCACAGTATTTGCCCGAGATAACAATGTCGAGATTTTGGTGTGCAACTACAATCAGCCGGTGGTAAGTCGACGAATGGAAGAAATGTCTAGactaaaattttaatcattttacatgcatatgtatgcacacacatacatacatatttcgcaCACAAGAAAATTCCGCCGAAATGCCAGATTACCGAAGTGAAGGGCAACATTTTCAGCGCACCGCAGGACTTCTCAATGGTGCAGTCGACCAGTGCGGATTTCGCCATGTCCAGCGGTTTGGGCTTGCAATTCAAATGCAAATTCGGACAAGTGCATGAGTTGCAGAAGCAAAACAAACATATTGGCAACGTGGCGGTGTTGAAGGACAACAAtcgttttatttacaatttaatcACAAAGGAACGCAGTCACGAAAAGTGCACATATCCGGCGCTCTATTACGCGCTTATGTCGATGCGCGAGCATAtggtaaaaaatttatgaaaatcagTTGTGAAAAGTACTCACAAtaatgctttattatttttttgcttttttgtttttgttttttgtgcaacaACAGGAACAAAACAATGTGACGAAAATCGCAATACCCAGATTTGGCGGGGAAATCGATCGTCTAAGCTGGTTGCGTGTTAAGAACATTGTGGAATTTGTATTTGCAAACTATGAAGTCGATATCATTGCATACGTTTTCGATCCACCCGAAGTGGTGCGAAGACGTTCACGTGATTCACGTTCACGTTCGCGAACAATGGAATCTATGGTCAGCCGCATGTCACTCTCGCGCGACTTGCCGTAAATAGGagcgcacaaatcgcaaaagaaagcaaaactTGAAGTTTGAGTATAAAGttaaatgttttgtttaatCTACGTTGACGTTTTCTATGAACGCATCcacataatttattaattttttaaactatactcgtatatttataACGCtggattaaaatttgcacaatgACTGATGTAAAAAAACTTACACGAAGATTTTATTGCGCAAAGCTCAACTCGGATTTGTGaaatggaaaacaatttttgacaaacaatttaagaaaaagcgaatattatatttttttttaaatatgtatttggtgTGAATATgcctttattattgtataacaTAACTCTCGGCTCAATAATTTTAAGTGATCGgaccaatatcatatttaaaattttcgaattttcaaaatataagactaatatttattatatattatttaaaaacttttacagAACGATAAAATGGTGTATTTGAAGTTGAAGGTTTAAGTAAAacgatttatatgtatgtatgtatgcatttgtatgtatgtagatagagACGAatgtaaatcaaaatttcattgTTAATTCAAGAATAATgatccatggtgaaaagatttgtagaggtatactacctagcagaccgttattcggctctgagcgaatttgacagatatgccgacgtcatttgttttgtgtttcactaagctaaagctaaattttatgaaacacaaaacgaatgacttatcctgaaaacagtgaccgacgtacgcagtcccttaccgcagcccgtaacgagcacaaaactgagcaaaactcatcccgtagagaacaactgcgttcttttatttacatatttacacaatacatcggtttgtgtgtgtatgtgtttggttgtatctacacaatgttgccattgatatttttgcttacacactttttcacacatccgcgttatcagttacaaatttcattgtttaataaaccaaagccaaaaaccaacaaatgaaaatagttcatttatctataattagcATTAATCAAcagagattttaataaaaattataatttttctaagtttattttgtaaatgatttcgaaatgtactgcttggcaacactgtgtgatGAGAGAGCAATCTGATGACAGGGTTTTACGGGAATATTCaaatatcgtgaaataaaatctacgatacggaATGAaggattttttcatttatatgggtttgatcgtaacagctgacaggaggactgcgtttacgtcggcgTGAacggcttttgttgttgttgtaacagcataagcattccccaTGCATATATGGGAGGAATTctgttgaagtgacagtccgAAGTGAAGGCAGTCGGCCGCACATAAATCCGGGGCATTCCGGTtacgtaaaaccgactgtcgtgggaacgatcgACTTTTGtctttgtcttccattcttctgttcaagttttcaatttcaatttgtttgttgtatttttgcTCACAGATAGtgattataagaaataaataagaataaggaAAGTCCCtgaactctttttattttttaaatttatttcgctgatataatatttttttgtagcaaactaaaatattattaatattttttcgctgAAGAATAATACTTAGTCTTATCCCGAATTCCATGCGACTAAATCGttttcatgttgttgttgttgaagtggttgattatttctactgaaataaacAAGCAGCActgttttactaccactgtcctcgtgtgatgatgtcttgttttttgtttttgtttttttttttttttgtttttgcttctaaGTCTGATCCATTTTGTGatatccaagtatagcagcaaatctttgtctcgatgtctgagatctcagaaaattaaaaatcgttttcaTAACTTGCAATATgacacaaatatgaaaatttcctaatatatcgtccccttagtattaaaatagcctatacattttttgatgttttgagagtagctctcactcaaatctcgttatgtctgtaaatatttattatttttgactgacgttttgacccactttgtgtaactagaatttgacaaaattttgaccacatataaaatcgacgatggagaatccaaaaattcaataaaaaaataatagcctatgagcacataggctattgttatactaaggggacgatatgtatgtgttttttagcAGAAGTTGCTTTTCTATATATTATATCAACGAAGCTGAAGTTTGAGTTTTTCTGTTAAACTAAATTCAGCTGCGTGTTCatcagaattaaattaaattagtagCCATACTAAATTTCATATTAACTATTCACTAGCTTATTTAATTAAAGCCAGTCTGATTGGGGAAAATATACGCGAAGTTATGAGTAACTTTGCCCAGGCATGCAACCtcgaaaaatttaatgttgAATGGTGGCTAATAATGCTTGGAAAAacataaattcatttattttatgaacGGTTTGAGTCGTGTCAAAAAAGACCAGATTCTGACCATCCTCATAGCATCCGCGATTTCAATTTTCATACGTTTGGCATGTGGCATAATTCTCGAATAAATTCAACAGCTCTTCCGCTGGAAATTTCATGGTAATCACTACTACCTTCCAGTAATACACAGctgaaaaattcttcaaaatttttttcttcgttgcAACCAGCTGTGATTAACCGATAAATATGCACATCTCTTTGGAGGCCTTAACGCTTTATAGACACGAGACATCGCTTGAGCGTCAGTAGCGGAACTCCAGTCGTAATCAAAAGTGTTCATTTTGATGTGCCAATCAAATGAAGTCCAACACATCCAGCATTAGCACTGAGTTATAATAGCAACGAATCATCAGCACCGCCCAAGGCGAATTGTGTACCTATTCAATCATTAGATCTtctcatgtaaaaattatccagtaacttgccagtaacttaatttctgAGAATTCGCTCtcgaaagagaaaaatatcaaaaagagtacatgaacgcaaaaccagtaacaatttgcaagttttacgaacagctgcttaaattgttggcaagaaaaatcacaaacattttttacttgagctgcctcgtattaaattaaaacaaaattaacgaaataaaatgcaaaataacgtgCTTCGGaatcacataatttcattttgtccacaataccttgttccatttcatcattGTTGTCAGTTGAAgaacattccattagcaattgcaattcacaaaatttagttcttatttaattttactttgcgatcagctctttttctcacttgcaaattcctacaagtaaaaatttgtacagtaaaaacttgcagcttcccctcaaaatggaatgtcattttgctctctcattttcccctactttgcaagtgcTTTTGGGTACCAAAACGTGATAACAattcaaggcgaattgaatttctctatcattcttggtaacAATTGTTAAAAATGACTTAATAGCAACGAATCGTCAGCATCGCCAATGAATTTGAAGTTTGCATTATTTTCACCAATACTTTTAGATCCATCTAAACGTAAGCATTTGATGTCCAAAAAATCACATACACCTTGCATCTTAAGTGTTGCTATGTGATTTgaaattaaacacattttttcgattttgcaCAGCTGAAGCGACAAGAAAATTCTGCACCACTTCTAATTTCGTCGAGTCAAGAGGGCCAATTTCTGAATAATCTGGCAAGCAACGTTCCAAAGTATGATACGTGACAATAAATTTGACCAAGGAGGCATGACTAAAATTTCTTTACTACACTAATTAATTGCGGTGGCGTTAAAgctttcaaaatagttttcgTTGGGCATATATTTAGTTGAAGCTCTTTTTGCAACATGAATTGCTGAAGTTCCGAGGGTTAAACAAgtcatacctatacatatattcattctTCTTGGACAAATATTCTCCATTCACCTGTTCGTAAGCGGCGAGTCACAAATCAATCTGAGATTCCCATAATCTCCTGTATGAGTTGCGCTGCtaagtgcgtttttttttttttttgtttttttttttttgttttttttttttgtactacaTTATAATCTATGAGAACATTTTGTTGAGATAAAGTTCGCTATAAGACTGATTATGTTTTGAAGTAAATATATTCCTTTTCCAAAAGTGAAAAGCTACCAAGTCCccgttttctaaaaaaatgtattcaaatgcAAGAATCAAGacgcaagaaaaattaaaaaaaaaaaaaacatttcccaaggcgaatctattaaaggtggtatcggaaATCAGctggtttgtttttttctttcgccgtgttcatgtggctgtcagcccagactTCAAACAAGGCgagttcattttttcttttctactttgccaatacttttctttgacaagcaaacgtacagaacattgCTGTTGgactagtgccaccacctttaatgaatgcgccttgtttCAATGCAAGAATCAAGacgcaagaaaaattaaaaaaaaaataatcatttccTAAAATAACAAACTATCTCTTTTCTTTCTAACCGTTTCTATCCAGTGGCAAGCAAATTTGCTAAGTCCAAATACTTACCGAAAATGTGATAAATCCCAAAGAATGTAAACACTTTTCATCAACGTCGTGGAAATCGATTCGTTTGGAGTTGTTTTTGCTCGGAATACGCGAAATTTTGCATGAGGAATGTTCTGGAAGAAAATCACTTTCACAgacttttagttgttttttttttttttttgtaagcacCGAAAAACTGGACTTAGCAACTTTTCACTCTAAGCGacgtgtttatatacatatttatatataatctaTTTTGGCATTTAgataattttacttttctaattaaatttgaaaaattattgaaacattCAGAAATTGTTGAAACATATTTTACATAGGATGAGCTGCAAACTAtggtattttaataaattttttttatatgtacacacTTTATGAAAAGGTATTCTTGTCTTTCGCAAAGCGCTTAGTTTCAGTGCCTTAATATAATacaaacacgcatacatacatacatacgtacatactacCTTTGTAGTGAGTGTGCGAAATTAGGGGCAAAGCACGCAGTGGAGACGCAGTAGGTTAACATAATTACATTTGTCAACAATCTTGACGCCACACACACCCACAAACACGGaatctaatttttaacaaaaaatgtaacttAATAGTCTTGCTAACCACAGCACTGTTTGTACttcaaatgaataaaaatcaaattaaagcaTTCCAAAAacaagtgttttttgtttttgtttttactttcgtTACAATCTGCATTTGCGCTCATTCATACATTTCATTGTATTTTCCTTAACTAATTAGAGTTTTAAATATTCTAGCTCAACTTAAAAGCTCCAATCAATCGCCATTTCACACCACTACTGTGCAATATTTGCGCCAAAACATGTCATCCGATGCGAAATTCAAATTGACTGAAGTCGAAGGTGATCTCTTCAGCGCACCAAAATCACACTCACTGGCGCATTGCGTTGGCGCCGACTTTGCCATGGGTGCCGGAATTGCGGTAAAGTTCAAACAAATCTACGCGCAAGTGGACAAGCTATTGGGTCAGGGCGTAACGTCAGGCGGTGTAGCCGTGTTACAAGACGAAGATCGGTACATATATTATCTGGTGACAAAGCCGCAAAGTTGGGGTAGTCCCACATATGATAGCCTACGTTCGTCGTTGACTGCTATGCGGGAGCATATGGTATGATTGGAGTAATTTCTTGTCAAACTTTGAGTAattccgatttttttattttattttgttagcgAGAAAACCACGTAAAACAATTGGCTATACCTCGCATTGGCTGCGGCATTGATGGACTAGAATGGGATAAAGTTAGCAACGAATTGGGTAACGTATTTGGTGGTGAGGAGCTTGAAATTGTTGTATACAATTTTGTGCCTAAGTAAGGCAAATGCCAAAGTAAATTCAGCGATGTGCTTGCAAGCAGAGATGATTTGTTAATTAACTTTAAGCATTACTAGAAAATGTGTACATGTACatgaatatgtatgtgggtGAATCCATATTTTTTTGGAGCAAACAAAggacttaataaatatttcaaatatatatgtacctatacatATCTGTATAAATAtcgttttggtttttgaattgaTGGTGAATTTAAAAATGGAATACAAATAATATTTCCTTGGCCCGTGTTTAtgccgattttttttataataaggttaggttagtttaTACGGGCTGGCCGAAGCCACGCAGAAACCATTTTGGTCCATAGCGAAACTAGATCAGCGTCCTATTTAGCGAATAtatgcatcactcaagatgTGCGTACTGTTGGCGAATTTTAGGCGTCGCTGGAGCTGCAGTTTAGGGATAGATTCTAGCCTTTTAAAGCTGTAAGCACCCAGGTAGCGTAGTTTAGTTTTCGAGATTGCCGGACAATAGCATGGAAGATGCTCCAAGGTTTCTCTTGCACGCTGCTCATTACATTTCCTGCAAACGTCGTTAATGGTTAAATTTGGCTAGTAAGCGTGTGCTTCAACTAGGTAGTGCCCTTTTAGTATACCAACTAAAGTTCTACAGTTTCTTCTGTCGAACGATATAACCGATTTAGTATACTTGTCAACATATGCGTGTTTACACATAATCCTGGCACCTTTGCAATTGGTTAGGCTAAACCATTTGCCTTTTGCCTTTCCTAGCATGCGTTCCTctaattcctttttttaattgtgcGCAGGGCTTTAAGGGAGGGAAACGGGTTTAGGAGGCCGAAGTTTTTGggtttttcgtgaattttttttaaaaggaagaaataatcagaaattgttttagagggtattttattaaattttaaattttttgaagctatttccgccggaaatagtggcgttagagcgtgctgttcatggacgatcgccatccgagtatCTGGCTGGTGGGCATTCCGGAAGTTCCAATTTTTCTCTGCAATCAACAACatgtttcctaagaatatgaacctaattttgataaaataatattgaaaattgcatgtttttgaggcgcttgaacacaatgtcattattttataccatattttttcatctattttgcttaaaaaaaatatttttaatgataatataatCCAAGAATTCGGTTCATTtaaattagaattgaataaagaacaCTCCCTAAAAATTCCataacgattggtcgataactttttgagctagagtgcccaccagttgaaataagtcgtttcgagaaaaacgccgtTCTAACTACCGCGCGCTACGACGCCGAACCGACGGGCgttcacttaagtgctcatagaatcgagaataatgcgaatttctttttaaattttttcccacatattcttgagtatactaacaatttatgcaataaaaaatgtcgattttttgataagtctaaactggtttccccccttaagtaTCTGTCTTATTTGATTCCCTGTAAGTTTCGCGCCTTCTTTAGCTATTCCCTCCACTGCCTCATTTCCCTATATGCCTATATGCCCAGACATCCAATAAACATAAAGCCTGCGGTTCCGAGCGAGCTTGTTGATTGCTTCCTTGCATTCAAGGGCATTTTGGGATGATACACAGTATGATTTTATCGCTATCCACGCAAAAGTTTATTAACAGTTAAATGTTGCGTCTGTACATACAAGATTTGCTGTTTTCTTTACAGCAAATATCTGAGCTTAGttttataataataactttaataatattttaatgcaaGTGTAAACTTATGATTGTAATATAAACTATCTTTCACAATACCAATTTCTTAACCAAAACCCATtcacgatatatttgaatgggGGGGCGGAGGGGGGAGTGGGCGTGGCACCGCTCACAACGCCCATTATAAAAAGCAAGGTCACACCATTATAACTATGAAAGTCCCAACCTCCTCGGGTCCCTATAAAACATCCAGGAAAAGTTAGGTGTTTTACGACCGTATTTGCAtcttagcggccgccgtagccgaatgattgGTGCCTgacaaccattcggaattcagagagaacgtagattcaaatctcggtgaaacagtaaaatgaagaaaacacccaaaaagggtgtacgcgccaattataaaaacaaaattgcatatcTTGTACTGAAACATAGTTGAGAAACATAGAGAAATGTATAAAGCAATTGTCAACTcagcaagcatttaacttaggtttAATAATTCATACCACTtatgaaaaagttgttttatagtaaaaattatAAGTGCTGCtagcgaaaatttggactaaaaaatcgtgCGATTTTCTACTATATCActattcatacatttttttttttctaatatgtatgaatgcatttttcaaactaaaaacgcgccgcaggcgaaacttttgaataaaactcgcgcgatttttattccaaattttcactttttatgaaaatataatatgttataGCGGGTTCTAGATCAaaaaatttcactatttttgaaaataatgatttatcGAAGGCCAAAGGTTAAGGGGGAAACCAGTTCAGACTtatcaaaaaatcgacttttttttattgcataaattgtaAGTATAACTAcacaagaatatgtggtaaaaattttaaaaagaaattcgcattattctcgattctatgagcacttaagtgaacGCCCGTCGGTTCGGCGTCGTAGCGCGCGGTAGTTAGAacggcgtttttctcgaaacgacttatttcaactggtgggcactctagctcaaaaagttatcgaccaatcgttatGGAATTTTTAGGGAGtgttctttattcaattctaatttaAATGAACCGAATTCTTGGattatattatcattaaaaatatttttttaagcaaaatagatgaaaaaatatggtatgaaaTAATGACATTGTGTTCAAGCgctcaaaaacatgcaattttcaattttattttatcaaaattaggttcatattcttaggaaacatgttaacgaaaaaaaattgttgattacggagaaaaattgcactttcggaatggcgatcgtccatggactacacgctctaacgccactatttccggcggaaatggcttgaaagaattttaaagtGTACTTAAAAGTACGAGTAAAATAACCTCCAAGTTTAAACAATTTCTAATTATTCCTTCCTTGATCAAAAAATTCACGAAGAACACCAAAATTTCGGgctcctaaaccggtttcctcCCTCAATTTAActcttttaaaaactaaaaaaatgtttttggacCCCTTTGTTGGTTGACTGAGTTTTTTCGGTTTCGCTTTATTCTTTTCTCACTATCTTTCCTTTGACAGTTCGTCCCGCACATTTATTTTACACTATATTACAAACgtttagaagaacatttgtGATAATAGAATTtgtaaagttttatttattttacaataaatttaatttaccgTAAATATTGTATTTCGTAGAGTTGTGGTAATTTTAAAGCTTATCGTTAACGGTAAGAAAAACGCcggaaaactaaaaacaaatgcgTTTAGTAAGCTTCGCGAGCAAGAGCAACAACTGTTTTGCTGCGCTCAGCCAATGCTGCAAGTACAGATATGCTAGCAACAACCAGCCAACGCTGTCCCCACTACAAAAGTAGTCATTGGCAAGCACCTAAGCTCGGCTTGCCGCCGATTACCAAACCATAGATTCGGTCATTGTCTATGACCAAACGGAATGTGTTCTTTCCAAGAGTGAGCAGGCTTTTTataggcaaaggcaaacctactataaaattcaaatttagaagTTGAAAAATGGCATCTAGTAGTTATTACAATTTTGGGGCATTGCCATATAAGAAAAActctaaattaaatgttaacaAGTAGAgtagaaataaatacattaacaatttataaaatatattataagtatgctccaaattttaatgcaattcgTAGTATTATTGAGTAAAAACAAGCTTTAAATCAAATCTTGAATTAATAAGGAGTGTTTGTAGGTGAATATTGTTACTTTTCTGTttgtatttaaggggttatataccttgtggtccggtgaaattagcgaaagttgggttttttttaaagatatgtagcaataattttattgtataaaagtttttattattggatattacaatgtttaaagaaaaaaaaaaggctttgtttgtgtaaaaatatttaaaaatggcggagttatggcgttttcccccaagaccctttttttggaagaggcttgcggtggacgcgattcaagtccaccaagtcaactgaaatcaaaaaatcgaaaagatttcattagtatagggttatatcttcttagtgaacgatcaatatattaaatattttgatttttgtgaatataggaacatgtttttaaaaaactccacttctacagtcctaaaattggcattaaaaaattcatatctgcaaaataaaaatttatacataaaaggttgatcgttcactaagaggcgacatcaattacgaacaatttaaaaaaaaattataaaaatcggttgaatactttttttgcaatcgcgtccaccgcaaaagcatttttggaaaaacacgtttttgagataatcgcgtttaaagtttcaagcgccgcatgaggccgtacgctcaggacgtgacgacgcacaatttaaaacgctgtaactttcgatctattgctcagatctctatgaaatttttggaaaatgttctcaagggattgtactttacgataaagaaataaaatttattttgatttttttgaaaaacacaaggtatataaccccttagtAAAATAAGCGTCGTAATAGGgaattttttcaagcttatgcaaaaattaagcatttttaacgttaaatattactattaattcttaatggtaatttataaaaagcacTATAAATCAAAAAGCTGATATAGTTACTTCATttgtgttttataatttttaaattcgatcCACGCACTTAGATATTATAAGCAAATTGATCGTGGCAGCAATGGAAAGCCAGCCCAAAAcatattgcaaaacaaaaataaaatagcggGCATTCCCACTATAGCAGCTTCTACGTAAATTGCACAACCTGGATTTGTTTGTTCGGAAGACAGCAGACGTACATTACCGCAACGACGCTGATTTAATTTCGACCAAGGACAGCTATTGCGGCTACATTCAGCAAACATTTTTCATGaatattttatgctttttgCATAAGCCACATCcctaaccaaataataaatgctACATCGTTGTATATGACTGATGTTTCAAGATGATTTTAAGATGACACAGCagcaaaagtttgaaaatgaCATCGTCCTATATTATGTAGTTTTGAATTATACAATACATTGACAAGGCGAATCTAATGAAttatgaatgcgccttgatacATAGAAAGCCAATGTGTTTTAAAATTCATGGTACGTAATTATAAACTACTATTTCAACAGTAACTTCTTTGAAGATTTCTCTCAACATATCCTTGACTTTTTGCCAAACCAACCCATCTAGGCCGCATCCAATGCGTGGTATAGCCAATTTGTTAACATCATGTTTGAGCTGTAGAGATGTAGGTATGCATCAATAAAATGAGAAAATGCTTATATTTAATAAGTTGGCGTTTATTGAAACTATACGTAGAATTAcaccaatttttaaatattatttaccatTCATATTTAGTTTGCTCATTTACTCACCATATGTACTTTCATTGCTTGCAGCGAGCTGTGCAGCGTTTGATATGTTGGTTTTCCCCAGCTGCTTTGTTTGGTGACCAAATAGTATATGAAGCGCGACTTATCTTGTAAAATCGCCACCCCACCAGGCTTCGCGTTTTGTTTCTTTAGCCTGGGTAtttgtgcaaatttatttctaaaagtaTGCGAAAAATTGCGTGGATTGTAATTGCTTTAACGTTTAACACTGAACGCGTAAATAGTTTATGGTACTTACCTGAATTTTACTGCGATACCTTTGCCCAGCCTCATATCGGCTGCAACGCAATGTGCCATGGAATATTTCTCGTCTGCGTTAAACAAATCGCCATTGATTTCTCTTATTGTACAATTAGACATTTGGGATGATCACTTTCGTAAACTTAAATACAGTTttgattttcctaaaaaaaaacgaattaaccataacaacaacaaatgcacaACGAAGCTCCCGCCTTCCAACTCAATCAGCTGTTAGTGGATCACAATTCAATTGCAAATTCATTCACAATAAAGACAACCATGGATCTGAACCACATTCATATTTAGCAATTATTACTAGAGAAATCATAAAGGACTAGATGCGAAATTTTATTTCTCGGGAGAGCCCTGAAAAATGCGCATATTTTATAACATTCATCAGTAATGCCACACCGAAGGAACATTgaatgggtatttttttaacgaaaattgggattttttagtttccacacaaCCATTGAGATTAATACTTAGTGAGCGGTTGCCCAGCAGCCTTATATCACCCCTATACACccaccctccatttgtggaacaacatcaagacgcacaccacaaacagtagaaagagctcggccaaacacccaaaaa is from Anastrepha ludens isolate Willacy chromosome 4, idAnaLude1.1, whole genome shotgun sequence and encodes:
- the LOC128861652 gene encoding uncharacterized protein LOC128861652, which translates into the protein MQQFKLTEMKTNLLYAPESYALAHAVSADLNTMKGSLAWQFAVIYGNFDELSKQPITVGNVAVMENQSRFIYFLVTKENVYETTTYNTLHAALICMREHMRIHEITKIAMPRICCGTDGLDWQRVKQLIRTVFARDNNVEILVCNYNQPVKIPPKCQITEVKGNIFSAPQDFSMVQSTSADFAMSSGLGLQFKCKFGQVHELQKQNKHIGNVAVLKDNNRFIYNLITKERSHEKCTYPALYYALMSMREHMEQNNVTKIAIPRFGGEIDRLSWLRVKNIVEFVFANYEVDIIAYVFDPPEVVRRRSRDSRSRSRTMESMVSRMSLSRDLP
- the LOC128861653 gene encoding ADP-ribose glycohydrolase OARD1-like codes for the protein MFGRCNFAAFNKYRILYESVYKKTFGTHTFLAAASATRTKSDQQSLLILPQLKSSNQSPFHTTTVQYLRQNMSSDAKFKLTEVEGDLFSAPKSHSLAHCVGADFAMGAGIAVKFKQIYAQVDKLLGQGVTSGGVAVLQDEDRYIYYLVTKPQSWGSPTYDSLRSSLTAMREHMRENHVKQLAIPRIGCGIDGLEWDKVSNELGNVFGGEELEIVVYNFVPK
- the LOC128860567 gene encoding ADP-ribose glycohydrolase OARD1 is translated as MSNCTIREINGDLFNADEKYSMAHCVAADMRLGKGIAVKFRNKFAQIPRLKKQNAKPGGVAILQDKSRFIYYLVTKQSSWGKPTYQTLHSSLQAMKVHMLKHDVNKLAIPRIGCGLDGLVWQKVKDMLREIFKEVTVEIVVYNYVP